In Cervus elaphus chromosome 16, mCerEla1.1, whole genome shotgun sequence, a single window of DNA contains:
- the LOC122709876 gene encoding basic proline-rich protein-like — MVPQGNGAHSGRGCSATSGLGLRQLSLDPGSAAPGLPPRPKSAPRPASPPPPPHKGRRRAAPTHNGEKWGPNSALGAHTRPGPGNPGGSAGAARLKSGLAAARARADTGARTPGPRTLTGPRTLTRPHHRPPGTRKVGGAAAPPRRSLRAPPPAPRLPPAPPSRVPPPGRAGPARSPHREEPPAVLASGPRGKPVRVGAQLGATFHQPGSLPGRGEAPPRSPTTIFQARILEWVATSSSRGSSPPRDRTHDSCVSCIGRQILYHCATWEVQNPMKSSERRELQARVLRPAANYLATLVKQEGKNFFSAWQNFHMWQQTGRERTSEPWDEDHGNHVLK, encoded by the exons ATGGTGCCACAAGGGAACGGAGCTCATTCGGGCAGGGGATGTTCGGCCACCTCTGGCCTTGGCCTGAGGCAGCTGAGTCTTGATCCAGGGTCTGCTGCCCCGGGCCTCCCTCCACGCCCGAAATCAGCCCCCCGCCCCgcttcccctcccccgccccctcacAAGGGCCGCCGGAGAGCGGCTCCCACGCACAACGGGGAGAAATGGGGCCCAAACTCGGCCCTCGGCGCCCACACCAGGCCAGGACCGGGGAACCCAGGCGGCAGCGCGGGAGCCGCGCGGCTGAAATCAGGACTCGCAGCCGCCCGCGCCCGCGCAGACACAGGGGCGCGCACCCCGGGCCCGCGCACACTCACCGGTCCGCGCACACTCACCCGGCCGCACCACCGCCCCCCGGGGACGCGGAAGGTCGGGGGCGCCGCCGCCCCACCGCGCCGCAGCCTCCGGGCACCGCCGCCCGCGCCCCGCCTGCCGCCCGCGCCGCCCTCCCGAGTCCCGCCCCCGGGCCGGGCCGGCCCCGCGCGGTCACCCCACCGGGAGGAGCCGCCCGCCGTGCTCGCCTCCGGGCCCAGAGGGAAGCCGGTTCGCGTCGGAGCCCAGCTGGGAGCTACCTTTCATCAGCCCGGCTCCCTCCCGGGACGCGGGGAAGCGCCTCCGCGCTCGCCGACCAC gattttccaggcaagaatactggagtgggttgctacttcctcctccaggggatcttccccacccagggatcgaacccatgactcttgcgtctcctgcattggcaggcagatcctttaccactgcgccacctgggaagtccaaaatccAATGAAATCCAGTGAAAG GCGAGAGTTACAGGCCCGTGTCTTAAGGCCAGCTGCCAACTATCTGGCAACGTTGGTGAAGCAAGAAGGAAAGAACTTCTTCTCAGCCTGGCAGAATTTTCACATGTGGCAGCAGACAGGACGGGAGCGCACCTCAGAGCCATGGGATGA